Sequence from the Burkholderia stabilis genome:
GCAGTCGGGTTGACCGGCGAGAGGCAACGTCTCTCGCCGTTTTTTATTGGGCGCGCGCCGGTTCGAGCCGCACCCCGCAAGAAATCCGGAATCTTGCTATCGTGCCGTCATCCGAACTGCGATGAGGCAATGCGATGGATTTCGACTACGACCTGTTCGTCATCGGGGCCGGCTCGGGTGGCGTGAGGCTGGCACGGATGTCGGCGTCATACGGCGCGCGCGTCGGCATAGCGGAAGAAGAGCAGATCGGCGGCACCTGCGTGCTGCGCGGCTGCATTCCGAAGAAGCTGCTCGTCTACGCGTCGCACTATCCGCACGAGATCGAGGACGCGAAAGGCTTCGGCTGGACCTTCGGCGCCGGCACGCTCGACTGGCCCGCGCTGATCGCCGCGAAGGATCGCGAGATCAACCGCCTGAGCGACATCTACATCAGCCTGCTGCAGCAATCGGGCGTGGACATGCATGCGGGGCGCGCGACGCTCGTCGACGCGCACACGGTGGCCGTCGGCGGACGCACGATCCGTGCGCGCCACATCGCGATCGCGACCGGCTCGCGTCCGTCGCTGCCGCCGCGGCCCGGCATCGAGCATGCGATCACGTCGCGCGAGGCGCTGTCGCTCGCGGCTTGCCCCAGGCGCATCGCGGTGGTCGGCGGCGGGTACATCGCGGTCGAGTTCGCGGGCATCTTCAACGGCCTCGGCAGCCAGGTCGACCTGTTCTATCGCGGCGAGAAGATCCTGCGCGGCTTCGACGACGACGTACGTCAATTCCTGACCGACGAGATGACGAAGCAGGGTGTCGCGATCCATTCGCGCGCGGTGGTCGAAGCGATCGCGCGCGCGGACGACGGCACGCTGAGCGTGCGCGTCGGCGATGCGTGGCACGGGCCGTACGACCAGGTGCTGTATGCGACCGGCCGCGTGCCGAACGTCGACGGGCTCGGGCTCGAACAGGCGGGCGTTTTGCTCGACGCGGGCGGCGCGATCGCCGTCGATGCGTATTCGGCGACGTCGGTCGCGTCGATCCATGCGATCGGCGACGTCACGTCGCGGCCGCAGCTCACGCCGGTGGCGACACGTGACGGCGGGCTGCTCGCGCGCACGCTGTTCGGCGGGTCGCGCGTCGCGGCGGATCACGAATGGGTGCCGTCGGCCGTGTTCAGCCAGCCCGAGGTCGCGACGGTCGGCCTCACCGAGGCGGATGCGCGTACCGCGCACGGCGGAGTCGACATCTATCGCACGTCGTTCAAGGCGCTGCGCCACACGCTGTCGGGCCGCGACGAGCGCACGCTGATGAAGCTGGTCGTCGCGCGCGACAGCCAGCGCGTGATCGGCGCGCACATGGTCGGCCGCGACGCTGGCGAGATCATCCAGGGCATCGCGATCGCGATTCGCGCGGGCGCGACGAAGGCGCAGTTCGACGACACGATCGGCATCCACCCGACCGCGGCCGAAGAATTCGTGACGATGCGGCAGAAGGTGGCCGACTAGCGGCGCGAGGCGCGCAGGCGGCATGGCAATCGCGCATTCGATTGCCTGCCCCGATGGCTTTCCGGATGCCGGGATGTTGAGCCGGTGTCTTGTTCGCTATTGGTTGGCGTGCGCCAATCGCCGATCATCGCGTTCGCGATGGCCGTCGCCACCAGGCGATGAACAGCGCGCGCCGTCGGCGGTTCGGACCGGTCCCGATTCGGGCGATCGCGGCCGATGTGCTGCCGCGCCACAGAATTCGTCAATTTTTTTCAATACGCCGCGTCCTGATAAACAGGCTTGGTATGATCGCGCAAAATCATATACGGGGCCGATGATGCGCGATCAACAGCGCAGTAACCACAACAACGATGCAACCGGCGCGCGCGAACCTGTCGCGCAGGGCGCCGTCCATCCGCTTTTCGCCGCCACACCTCCGTTGCGCGCGCCTTTCCTTCACTTGTAGCCATCGCCGGCCCGGCGATGCATTCGCATGCGCGCGCATCGCGCCGATGCGCGTGCCCGTTCGCGCCGCGGCCGTTTCGACGGCCGGCTCGTTCTCGAGCCGGCGTGCCCATTCCGGGCAATTTCTTCACGCAAGGAGACCAGCAGTGAACATTCAGACACGACGCACCGTTCTCGTCGCGGCAGCGGTTGTCGCCGCGCTGTCCGGCTGCGCGACCGAATCGTCGCGCACGCTCGACGTGCCGGCCGTGAGCAGCGCGCAGAAGCCGTATGCCGGCAAACCCGTTGCGATCGCGGTCGGCAAGTTCGACAACCGCTCGAGCTACATGCGCGGCATTTTCTCGGACGGCATCGACCGTCTCGGCGGACAGGCGAAGACGATCCTCGTCACGCGCCTGCAGCAGAGCCGCCGCTTCAACGTCCTCGATCGCGAGAACCTCGACGAGATCAAGCAGGAAGCCGGCTTCATGAAGAAGGCGCAGGCGGTGAAGGGCGCGAACTACGTGGTGACGGGCGACGTGACGGAGTTCGGCCGCAAGGACGTCGGCGATCACCAGCTGTTCGGCATCCTCGGCCGCGGCAAGACGCAGGTCGCCTACGCGAAGGTCAACCTGAACATCGTCGACACGACGACGTCGGAAGTCGTCGCATCGAGCCAGGGCGCGGGCGAGTTCAGCCTGTCGAATCGCGAAGTGATCGGCTTCGGCGGCACGGCCGGCTACGACTCGACGTTGAACGGCAAGGTGCTGGATCTCGCGATCCAGGAAGCCGTGAACCATCTGGCCGAACAGGTGGACGCCGGGGCGCTGAAGGTATCGCAGTAAATCGCGCGGCCAGCATCGAAGCAAGTGTTGCAGCGGGCGCCAGGGCCGGCGTCGCGCTCGACCGATTGACCACGACATCAAAAGAGAAAAGACCATGAAACGGGGTAACTGGCTGCCGGCGACGGCAGCCGCATTGCTGCTCGCCGGCTGCGCGAGCTCCACGCCGCCGCTCTATCAGTGGACGGGCTACCAGCCGCAGGTGTACGAATACTTCAAGGGGCAGAAGTCGCCGCAAGAGCAGATCGATGCGCTCGAAAAGGCGCTGCAGGAGATCCGCGGGAAGGGCCATACGCCGCCGCCGGGCTTCCATGCGCATCTCGGGATGCTGTACGCGAGCGTCGGCAACGAGCAGCAGGCCGAGCAGGAGCTGCAGGCCGAGAAACAGCTGTTCCCGGAATCGTCGACCTACATGGATTTCCTGCTGAAGAAGAAAACCGGCGCGACGAAACCCGCGGATCAGAAGGCGGCCGCGCAAGGCGCCGCCGGCCAGACGATCGCCGGCCAGAAGAACGCCGATTCGAATTCCGCCAAACAGTGACGTGCCCGCCATGTTCAAGACACTCTCATTCAAGCTGATGTCCGTGCTGTCGATCGTCGCGCTGCTGAGCGCGTGCGCGCAGCCGGTGAAACGCCCCGATTACACGGCGTTCAAGAAGAGCCAGCCGCGCTCGATTCTCGTGCTGCCGCCGGTCAACGAAACCTCGGACGTCGCGGCGACCTACGGGGTGCTGTCGCAGATGACGCTGCCGCTCGCCGAATCCGGTTATTACGTGGTGCCGGTCGCGGTGATGGACGAGACGTTCAAGCAGAACGGCCTGACCAACGCGGCCGAGATCCAGGAGACGCCGCCCGCGAAGTTGCGCGAGATCTTCGGCGCGGACGCCGCGCTGTATTCGAAGGTTTCGCAGTACGGCACCGTGTACCGGATCATCACGAGCGCGACGGTCGTATCGACCTCGGCGAAGCTCGTCGACCTGCGCACGGGCGACGTGCTGTGGCAGGGCCAGGCGAGCGCGAGCAGCGACGAAGGCGGCAACAACGGTGGTGGCGGACTGATCGGCATGCTCGTGGTGGCTGCAGTCAAGCAGATCGCGAACTCGCTGATGGATCAGAGCCACGACATCGCCGCGTTCACGAGCAACCGGCTGTTGTCGGCCGGCCCGCCGAACGGGTTGCTCTACGGGCCGCATTCGCCGAAGTACGGCACGGACTGATCGGCGCAGGCACGGCGTACGTCGTGCGGCGGCGGGTGTGAATATTCGCCGGTCGCCGCGCAATCCGATGGTTCACCCGAACGGCCGCGCGCGTGCGCGGCCGTTTTGCATCGGCGCGCCGCGTGCGTGTACCGCTCGCGCCGTGCCGATGCTTCACGATGCTCAATGCATGCCGAATGCGTCGAGCAGCCGATACCAGCCCATCGCGAGCACCAGCGCCGGCGTGCGCAGCGCCGCGCCGCCCGGGAAGTCGCGATGCCGGATTTTGTCGAACAGGTCGAAGCGGCTCGCCTGTCCGTCGATCGCTTCGGCGATCAGCTTGCCCGCGAGCGCGGTCGTGTTCACGCCGTGCCCGGAAAATCCCTGCGCGAAGTACATCGTCGGCGCGACGCGGCCGAAGTGCGGCGCGCGGTTCATCGTGATGTCGACGAAGCCGCCCCATGCGTAGTCGACCTTCACGTCCGCGAGCTGCGGGAACGTCTTCAGCATGTCCTCGCGCATCGCCGCCGCGAGATCGCGCGGCTGCCGTGTCGAATAGCTGACCTTGCCGCCCCACACGAGCCGCGTGTCGGGCGCCGGCCGGAAATAGTCGAGCACGAAGCGGCTGTCGCAGATCGCCGCGCGCGCGGGCATCAGCGCGGCGGCGCGCGCTTCGCCGAGCGGCTCGGTTGCGATCACGTACGTGCCGACCGGCATGATCTTCTTCGACAGCGCGGGCGAGAGCGTGCCCACGTAGGTATTGCACGCGAGCACGACGAAGCGTGCACGCACGTGGCCTTCGCTCGTCTCGACGACGTGACCGCCCGCGACGTCGCGCACGCGCGTCACGCAGCTGTCCTCGTGGATGCGCACGCCCGCATCGGTCGCCGCACGGGCAAGGCCGAGCGTGTAGTTGAGCGGATGCAGGTGGCCGCTGTCCGGGTCGTACAGGCCGCCGCGATAGCGCGACGATTGCACGTAGTCGCCGATCTCGTCTTCCTCGACGAAGTGGAAGCGGTCGTAGCCGAAGCGCTTCGCGGCTTCGTCGCGCCAGCGCTTGAGCGAATCGGCGTCGCGCTCGGTGTTCGCCGCGGTCAGGTAGCCGGGCACCAGCGCGCAGTCGATGTCGTGCTGCGCGATGCGCGACTTCACGAGCGACAGCGTTTCGAGCCCCATGTCCCAGATGCGCTTCACGTCGCCCTCCGGCATGAATTGCGCGAACGTGTCGATGTCGCACGCAAAACCGCCGATCAGCTGGCCGCCGTTGCGGCCGCTCGCCGCCCATCCGACCCGAGATGCTTCGAGCACGGTCACCGAATGGCCGCGCTCGGCGAGGTTGAGCGCGGCGGACAGGCCCGTGAGGCCCGCACCGATCACGCACACGTCGGCATCGGTCGCGCCGGCGAGCGGCGCATGGCGGGTCGTATCGTTGGCGGTCGCCGCGTAGTAGGACGCGACGTGCGGCTGGTTGGCGAATGTCTGCATGGTCTGGAGAACGGAGAAAGAGGGCTCAGAACAGCTCGCGTACACGGTGGTACAGCATCCCGAGTTCGAGCGCGGGTTGCCGCCATGCGTCGCCGCCGGGGAAGCGCCGGTGACGCAGGCGCGCGAACAGGTCGAACGCGCGCGTATCGCCCGCGATCGCACCGGCAATCGCGCGTCCGGCGATGCCGGTGAGCGCGACGCCGTGCCCGCTGAAGCCCTGGACGTAGAAGAAGTTCGGGTCGAGCGCGCCGAAGTCCGGCGCGCGGTTGCGCGTGACGTCGACGAAGCCGCCCCACGCGTGCTCGACGCGCACGTCGCCGAGCTGCGGGAACACGCCGGTCATGCGCTGCCGGATCGTTTCGGCCAGCGTGGCGGGCGAAGCGCCGGCCGAATTCGCGCGGCCGCCGAACAGCATCCGGTGGTCGGCCGACAGCCGGAAGTAGTCGAGGAAGAAATTGTTGTCGCACACGGCTTCGCGCTGCGCGATCAGCGCATCGGCGCGTGCCTGGCCGAGCGGCTCGGTCGCGATGATGTACGACGCGATCGGTGCGATGCGCGCGGCGGTCGCGGCGGGCAGCACGCCGCCGGGCCCCGCGTTGCAGCACGAGACGACGAAGCGGCAGCGCACCTCGCCCGACGGCGTGCGCACGACGGGCCGCGCGCCGCGCACGATGTCGAGCGCGGGCGTGTGCGCAAACAGCGCGACGCCTTCGCGGCGCGCGGCCTCGGCGAGGCCGAGGCAGTACTTGAGCGGATGCAGGTGGCCCGACAGCGGATCGTGCACGCCGGCGAGATACCGTGTCGATGCGATGCGCGCCTGGATCGCGCCGGTGTCGAGCCACGCGAGCGACGGATGGCCCCAGCGCGACGTCGCGGCGTCCATCCACGCGCGCAGGTCGTCGATGCGGCGCGGCTTCGTCGCGACCGTCAGGTAGCCGCGCGTGAAATCGCAGTCGATCCCGTAGTGCGCGATCCGCTCGGCGATCAGCGCGACGCCGTCGAGCGACAGCGACCACGCGGCGCGCGCGCCGTCGGCGCCGAGCTGCCGCTCGATCTCCTCGTCCTTCGCGAAGCCGGTGATCGCCTGGCCGCCGTTGCGGCCCGACGCGCCCCAGCCGGGACGGTGCGCATCGATCACGGCGACGGACAACCCGCGCGCGCGGCAGTCGAGCGCCGTCGACAGGCCCGCGAAGCCCGCGCCGATCACGCAGACGTCGACGTCGATCGCATCGTCGAGCACCGGGTCGTCAACGACGGGCCGCGTGGCCGTCGCTTCGTAGTACGAGTCGCGCGCGAGCGCATCGGCGCGGCGGGTGAAAGACTGCGTCATGAAACCGACTCCCTCGAAAAGGCTGCCACGGCCTGCGACCTGCCGGCAGCCGCCCCTGAAAACGGCGCGGGACGCCGTGCGCGCGGCACGGCGTCCCGCGTGTGCTGCGTCAGAACGAATAGATGAACTGCGTCGCGAGCAGGTCGTTGGACTTGCCGTACGACCCGTCGTTGCGCAGGAACACCTTGTTGTTCGCCCAGTCGTGCCGGTATTCGACCTTCACGGTGATCTGCTGGGTCGGATAGAACAGCAGGTCGAGCGCGACGTCCTGGCGCACGGCCCCCTTGCACTCGAAGCCGAGGCCGCCGCCGGCCTTCGACATCGCGAGGCAGTCCGCGTCGACGCCGAAGCCGTTGTTCGGGTCCATCCCGTTGCCGTTCAACGCGATGCCGCCGCCGCCGCCGCCGTTCTTCGAGTTGGCGAGCAGGTCGTAGCGCAGCGTCACGCCCATGCGGCCGACCACCGGCGCGTTGAACTTGCGGTGCGCGAGCAGCGACAGGCCGTACCACTGCGCGAGCCCGCCGTTGAACGCCGCATGCTGCTGCCGGCCGTAGTCGACTTCGGCGTTGTACTGAATATCGGCGAGCGTGTAGGTCGCATCGAGTTCGCCGAAGAAGAACGAACCGTATGCGCTCGGCGCCGCGCCGCCCGGGCCGTAGTTGACGCCGATCTGCTGGCCGGTGACCGGATCCGTCACGGCGGCTGACGACAGCGTCTGCCGGCCGATGTTGAACGACCCGCCGAGGTCGAGCGCGCTCGACCACGTGTAGTCGGCACGCGCGGTGAAGGTCGGCACCTTGTTGCTCGTGGTGATCGGATCGCCGAGCGCATTCACGCCCTTCTGCGTGACCGAACCGTACGTGCGGTACTGCTCGTTGCCGAGGAAGAACTTCCACGCCCAGTTGCCCTTCGTGTAGTTCGCGCCGATACCGACGTAGCTGCCCGGGTCCGAGAAATCGTACAGCAGGTTGTGCGTGAGCGTGAGCATCTGGTTCGACTGCTGCACCTCGTAGCCGCCGAAGCTCGGGATCAAACCGGCGACCAGCGTCGTCTCGGCCGTGATCGGCACGTTGATGATCGCCGTGTTCAGCAGGTTGTCGGTGATCGAGCCGCGCGAGTTCTGCAGCAGCGTGATGCCGTTGCCGCGGTTCGGCATCAACGTGATTTCAGCCGACGGCGCCATCGGGCCGACGCCGAACGTCTTCTTGATGTCGAGGTAGAGATCGCCGAACGTGCTGTTGAAGTAGTTGTACGCGTTCTCGTGGTTCGCGAACAGGAACGACGACGTGCCGGCCGCGCGGTTGTACATGTAGGTCGGATCGATGTAGCCCGTCACCGACAGGCCGGCGAGCGGGCCCGTGTTGGCGGCGTCCGTCAGCGAGTCGACCTTCAGCTGCTGGTTCGCGATCTGCTGCTTCATTTCGCTGACTTCATCGTTGGTCAGCGCGGCCTGCGCCTTGCCGTAATCGGGCGAGGCAGGATCGGCTGCCACCATGACCGGCGCCGCGCCAGCCTTCGCACCGGCCTGCGCGACAGCGGCGCCGCCCGGCTTCGCGGTGAGCTGCGCCTGCATGGCCTTCATCTGTTTCTGCAACGCCGCGACCTGCGCCTGCAGCGCCTTGATCTCGGCGGATGTCGAGTCGGCCAGCGCGATGCCCGGCAACGCGCTGGCCACCAGCAGGCAGATCAGTTTCTTCTTCATTGCGGATTCTCCTTGTCGTGCGCCTGTCAAATCGGGATCGAATCGCGCGCCCCCCCTGGGGCAGCGCGTCTTGCTTGTCTGCAGTGCTTGTTATCTTCGAAGCGGGAAGCGGGCCGTCACGCCACCGCGAACGCCGCCTTCATGTCGGCCACCCGGCGTCGTTCACGCGCGATCATCATCCGGTTCACGACGATCACGCCGATCGTCACGGCCGTGATGAACAGCGTCGCCAGTGCGTTCATCTCCGGGTTCAGCCCCAGCCGCACCCGCGAGAACACCACCAGCGGCAGCGTCGTCGACCCCGGCCCCGACAGGAACGCCGACAGCACCAGGTCGTCGATCGACAGCGTGAACGACAGCAGCCACCCCGACAGCAGCGCCTGCGAGATCAGCGGCAGCGTCACCACGAAGAACACCTTCAGCGGCGTCGCGCCCAGATCCAGCGCCGCCTCCTCCAGCGACTTGTTCATCTCCTTCACGCGCGACTGCACGATGATCGCCACGTACGACACGCACAGCATCACGTGACCGATCCAGATCGTCACCATCCCGCGACCCTTCGGCCAGCCGAACATCTGCTCCAGTGCCACGAACAGCAGCAGCAGCGAGATGCCCTGGATCACTTCCGGAATCACCAGCGGCGCGTTGATCATCCCCGTGTACAGCGTGAAGCCCTTGAAGCGGCCGAAGCGCGCGAGCACGAAACCCGCCCACGTGCCGATCACGACCGACGCCGTGGCAGTCAGCAGACCGATCTTCAGCGACAGCCACGCGGCCGTCAGCAGCTCGTCGTCGTCCAGCAGCGCCGCGTACCACTTCAGCGAGAAGCCCGACCACACCGTCACCAGCTTCGACTCGTTGAACGAGTACACGATCAGGCTGATGATCGGGATGTACAGGAACAGGAACCCGAAGGCGAGGACGCCCGTCGACAGCGGTTTGCTCGGCTTGATCATTTCGCTTCCTCCAGTTCCTTGACCTGGTAGTACTGGAACAGCGCCATCGGCACCAGCAGCAGCATCACCATCGCGACCGTCACCGCGGACGCCATCGGCCAGTCCATGTTGTTGAAGAACTCATCCCACATCACGCGGCCGATCATCAGCGTGTCGGCGCCACCCAGCAGCTCCGGAATCACGTACTCGCCCACCGCCGGGATGAACACCAGCAGGCTGCCGGCGATGATCCCGTTCTTCGACAGCGGCAACGTGATCCGCGTGAACGCGACCCACGGTTTCGCGCCGAGGTCGTATGCGGCTTCGAGCAGCGTGAGGTCCATCTTCACGAGGTGCGCATACAGCGGCATCACCATGAACGGCAGGTACGAATAGACCATCCCGATGTAGACGCCCGCATCGCTGTGATACAGCCGCAGCGGCGTGTGGATGATCCCCAGCGCGATCAGCGTGTGGTTCAGCAGGCCGTCGTCCTTCAGGATGCCGATCCATGCGTACACGCGGATCAGGAACGACGTCCAGAACGGCAGCATCACGGCCATCATCAGTACGTTGCGCCGGTTCGGTTCCGAGCGCGCGATGTAGTACGCCATCGGGTAGCCGATCAGCAGGCACAGCACCGTCGACACGGCGGCCATCTTCAGCGAGCTGAGGTAGGTCGCGATGTACAGGTCGTCCTGCAGCAGGAACGCGTAGTGCGACAGCTGCAGCGCGAAGTGCACGACGCCGTCCTTGAACTCGACGAGCGACGTGTACGGCGGGATGCCCATCACCTGGTCGGCGAAGCTGATCTTCAGCACCAGCACGAACGGCAGCGCGAAGAACACGGCCAGCCACAGGAACGGCACGCCGATCGCGACGCTGCGGCCCGACGGCAGGAAACGCGACAGCGCGGCGAAACGGTTCGGGCGCGGCCGGCCAGCGCCGGTACTGGCGGCGCTCGACGACACCGATGCGGACGGAGTGGAAGCAGAGGTTCTCATCGTGTCGTCCTCACTGCGTCAGTACGACGCCGCTGGCCGGCGACCACGACACGAACACATCGTCGTTCCAGGCCGGTGCGTCATCGTTCATCAGGTGCGAGCTCGACAGGTTCGACACGACCGTCTTGCCGCTCGGCAGGCGTACGTGATACAGCGAGTAGCTGCCCATGTACGCGATGTCGGTCACAACGCCGCGCGCCCAGTTGTGTTTCGAGCCCGGTTTCTCGCGCGACACGTGGATGCGTTCGGGGCGCACCGAGATGCCGACCGGCATCCCGAGCGGGCCCGTCACGCCGTGGCTCACGTACATACGTGCTTCGAGATCGTCGCTTTCGACGAAGATGTGATCGGGCTCGTCCTCGACGACGCGGCCTTCGAACAGGTTCGTCGAGCCGATGAATTCGGCCGAGAAGCGGCTGTTCGGAAACTCGTACACTTCACCCGGCGCGCCGATCTGCACGATCTTGCCTTCGCTCATCACCGCGAGGCGGCTGGCCATCGTCATCGCTTCTTCCTGGTCGTGCGTGACCATCACGCAGGTCACGTCGACTTTCTCGATGATGTTGACGAGTTCGAGCTGGGTTTTCTGGCGGATCTTCTTGTCGAGCGCGGACATCGGCTCGTCGAGCAGCAGCAGCTTCGGGCGCTTGACCAGCGAGCGGGCCAGCGCGACACGCTGCTGCTGGCCGCCGGAGAGCTGGTGCGGCTTGCGCTGCGCGTACTTGCTCATCTGCACGAGCGCGAGCGCGTCGGCCACGCGCTCCTTGATCTCGTTCTTCGGCGTGCCTTCCTGCTTCAGGCCGAACGCGACGTTCGATTCGACCGACATGTGCGGGAACAGCGCGTACGACTGGAACATCATGTTGACCGGGCGGCGGTACGGCGGCAGCGACGCGAGGTCCTCGCCGTCGACGAAGATCTTGCCGGAGGTGGCCGTTTCCAGCCCGGCGAGCATGCGCAGCAGCGTGGACTTGCCGCAGCCCGAGCTGCCGAGCAGCGCGAACAGTTCGTTCTTCGCGATAGTCAGGTTCACGTTGTCGACGGCCGTGCTGTCGCCGAATTTCTTCACGACGTTTTCGATGCGTACGAAGGCGTCGTTCGGCGAGCGGGCGGCGGCAGCGGCCGGTTGGGTCTGTCGTGCAGCAGCGGAAGAGGGTATCGATTGCATGGGAGTCACCATTCGTTCTTCACGGATTGCAGGCGTGAGCGTCCCCGCGCGAGGCGCGCAACGCGACTCGCGGACAACGGCTCGTGCCGGATGGAACAGTGCGCGCGGCGCGCGCGGGCGGACGGAAGTCCGCGGATCTCAGACGGGCAGGCGTCTTGCGAAGCCTGCGCCGCCGTCAGGCATCGCGATCAGTGGCCGGTCTTCAGCTGCGCCCACAGACGGTTCTCGAGGCGCAGGATGTCGGCCGGCATCGGCTTCATCAGCACCATCTTCTTCAGCACGTCTTCGGGCGGGTAGACGGTCGGGTCCTGCGCGACGGCCGGCGTGACGAACTGGTGCGCGGCCTTGTTCGCGGTCGGGTAGAACACCGTGTTGGTGATCGCCGCGTTGACCTTCGGATCGGATACGTAGTTGATCCACTTCAGTGCGCTCTCGGGGTGCGGTGCATCCTTCGGGATCACCATCACGTCGAACCACAGCAGGCCGCCTTCCTTCGGGTTCGTGAATTTGATGTCGTACGAACGCTTCGCTTCGGATGAGCGGCGATGCGCGATACCGACGTCGCCCGACCAGCCGAGCACGACGCACACGTCGTTGTTCGCGAGGTCGTTGATGTAGCCGGACGAGTTGAACTGGGTGATGTACGGGCGGACTTTCTTCAGGACTTCGAATGCAGCCTGGTAATCGCCGGGGTTGGTGCTGTTCGGGTTCTTGCCCATGTACTGCAGCGTGGCGGCGAACACGTCGACGGCCTGGTCGAGGAACGACACGCCGCAGCTCTTCAGCTTCTCCATGTTGGCCGGGTCGAACACCAGCGCCCAGCTGTCGACGGGCGCCTTGTCGCCGAGTGCCTTCTTCACTGCCTGCGCGTTGTAGCCGATGCCGTCGGTGCCGTAGGCCCAGGGGACGCCGTACTGGTTGCCCGGGTCGGCATCGGCGATCATCTTCATCAGCAGCGGGTCGAGGTTCGCGAGGTTCGGAAGCTTCGACTTGTCGAGCTTCTGGTACACGCCGGCCTGGATCTGCTTGGCCATGTAGTTCGACGTCGGCACGACGATGTCGTAACCCGAGCTGCCGGCAAGCAGCTTCGCCTGAAGCGTGTCGTCGCTGTCGTAGTTGTCGTACTTGACGTGGATGCCCGTCTGCTTCTGGAAGTTCGGGATCGTGTCCGGTGCGATGTAGTCGGACCAGTTGTAGACGTTCAGCTCGTCGGCATGCGCCGATGGGCTGGCGACCGATGTGAACGCTGCCGCGGCGGCGAGGGCGGCAACAGAACAGGCTTGGCGAAGAAAGCAGGCACGCATGGTGGAATTCCCCTGGTTATGGCGGCGTGCGGCGCCCGCCGCACGCCTGTAGGCAAGGCCGTTACGAAATACCCAGTTGCTGGGCGGTCGCATCGACGGCCTTTTTCGCCTTCGATACGAGTTCATCGATTTCCTGACGCGAGATCACGAGCGGCGGCGACAGCAGCATCCGGTCGCCGGTCGCGCGCATGATCAGGTTGCCGTTGAAGCAGAAGTCGCGGCAGATCGTGCCGACGTCGCCGCCGTTCGCGAAGCGGCGGCGTTCGGCCGGCGCTTCGGCGAGCTGCAGGCTCGCGACGAGGCCGTGGCCGTGCACCTCGCCGACGATCGGGTGATGCGCGAAGGTCTCGCGCATCAGTGCCTGGAAGTACGGGCCCGTGTCGTTCTTCACGCGCTCGACGATCCCTTCGTCGCGCAGCAGTTTCAGGTTCGCGACCGCGACGGCCGCCGCCACCGGGTGCCCCGAATACGTGAGGCCGTGATTGAATTCGCCGTTGTCGATGATCGGGCGTGCGACGCGCTCGTGAATGCCGACCGCCCCCATCGGCACATAACCCGACGTCAGCCCCTTCGCCATCGTGATGAGATCCGGCTCGAAGCCGAAGTGCTGGTGCGCGAACCATTCGCCGGTGCGTCCGAACCCGCCGATCACTTCGTCGGCGACGAGCAGGATGTCGTACTTGCGGCAGATCCGCTGGATTTCCGGCCAGTACGTCGACGGCGGGAAGATCACGCCGCCCGCGCCCTGGAACGGCTCGCCGATGAACGCTGCGACGTTCTCCGCGCCGAGTTCGAGAATCTTCGCTTCGAGCTGCTGCGCGCGCGCGAGGCCGAACGCCTCCGGCGTTTCGCCCGGCTGCGCTTCGCCGAAGAAATACGGCTGGTCGATGTGCACGATGTGCTCGACCTTCGACGGCATCTGCTCGTGCATGTAGCCCATCCCGCCGAGCGTGCCGCCGGCGATCGTCGAGCCGTGATAGCCGTTCTTGCGCGAGATCACGTATTTCTTCTGCGGCTTGCCCTGCACGCG
This genomic interval carries:
- a CDS encoding aspartate aminotransferase family protein, with product MTYRNESAWIQPAAPAVAPRATQARSTAEYRTLDAAHHIHPFSDMGALNRAGSRVIVKGEGVYLWDSEGNKVIDGMAGLWCVNVGYGRKELADAAYRQLQELPFYNTFFKTTHPPVIELSAMLAEVTPAGFNHFFYCNSGSEGNDTVLRLVHQYWRVQGKPQKKYVISRKNGYHGSTIAGGTLGGMGYMHEQMPSKVEHIVHIDQPYFFGEAQPGETPEAFGLARAQQLEAKILELGAENVAAFIGEPFQGAGGVIFPPSTYWPEIQRICRKYDILLVADEVIGGFGRTGEWFAHQHFGFEPDLITMAKGLTSGYVPMGAVGIHERVARPIIDNGEFNHGLTYSGHPVAAAVAVANLKLLRDEGIVERVKNDTGPYFQALMRETFAHHPIVGEVHGHGLVASLQLAEAPAERRRFANGGDVGTICRDFCFNGNLIMRATGDRMLLSPPLVISRQEIDELVSKAKKAVDATAQQLGIS